In Bradyrhizobium sp. 1(2017), one DNA window encodes the following:
- a CDS encoding glycosyltransferase family 4 protein, whose product MTNKVLFLSHEASRTGAPIMLLNVQRWLRRNDSVSFRTVIASPGELSSEFAMLGKVDSVEPGDVLYRAMRRFDLHHALQSSHLARLQENLSNERFDLVYVNSVASGRLLERLPIGDCEVLCHVHELAGAIRSVGLTNLAALERRRPRYIAVSDAVRDCLIGDFDIAPHRIEVVDPFIPELEDASTDAEEARLRLAHELDISPDVSIVCGCGSIEARKGTDLFIEVARQVAGGVGGRNVQFVWVGGAPDKVRTMRRRLRSEAPAAQVRFVGRKADVDTYFAASDVFLLTSREEAFGLVVLEAARRNTPTICFDASDAARRFVEPDAGFSVAEFDVGEMSRKVIEFLSSPSLREQMGRAAKRKFETRHTPRQGARAIASLIQDAMRRKSGAAPSQEFN is encoded by the coding sequence ATGACGAATAAGGTGCTCTTCCTCAGCCATGAGGCGTCGCGGACGGGGGCGCCAATCATGCTCCTCAACGTACAACGCTGGCTTCGTCGCAACGATTCCGTTTCCTTCCGCACAGTGATCGCCAGCCCGGGTGAACTCAGCAGCGAATTCGCCATGCTCGGCAAGGTCGATTCCGTCGAACCGGGCGATGTGCTCTATCGTGCGATGAGACGCTTCGATTTGCATCATGCCTTGCAATCCAGCCACCTGGCCCGCCTGCAAGAGAATCTTTCCAACGAGCGATTCGATCTCGTCTATGTCAATTCGGTAGCGTCTGGGCGGTTGCTCGAGCGATTGCCGATTGGCGATTGCGAAGTGCTCTGTCACGTCCATGAGCTTGCGGGAGCGATCCGAAGCGTGGGATTGACGAATCTCGCAGCGCTTGAACGGCGCCGTCCGCGTTATATTGCGGTGTCTGACGCTGTGAGGGATTGCCTGATCGGGGATTTCGACATCGCGCCGCACCGGATCGAGGTCGTCGATCCGTTCATTCCTGAGCTCGAAGACGCTTCGACCGACGCGGAGGAAGCGCGACTGAGGCTCGCGCACGAATTGGACATCTCGCCTGACGTAAGCATCGTGTGCGGTTGCGGCTCGATCGAGGCACGAAAGGGCACGGACCTGTTCATCGAGGTCGCTCGACAGGTTGCTGGCGGCGTCGGTGGGCGAAATGTCCAATTCGTTTGGGTGGGCGGCGCGCCGGACAAAGTCAGAACCATGCGGCGCAGGCTCAGAAGCGAGGCGCCGGCCGCGCAAGTGCGCTTCGTTGGGCGAAAGGCCGACGTCGATACATATTTTGCTGCATCCGATGTTTTTCTTCTCACGTCGCGCGAGGAGGCGTTCGGCCTCGTGGTTCTGGAAGCGGCTCGGCGCAACACGCCCACGATTTGCTTCGACGCAAGCGATGCGGCGCGGAGATTTGTCGAACCGGACGCCGGCTTCAGCGTGGCCGAATTCGATGTTGGGGAAATGAGTAGGAAGGTGATCGAGTTCCTCTCGTCCCCTTCGCTGCGGGAGCAAATGGGACGCGCGGCGAAACGCAAATTTGAGACGCGCCATACCCCCAGACAGGGGGCGCGAGCGATAGCGTCGCTGATCCAGGATGCGATGAGACGGAAAAGTGGCGCAGCTCCGAGTCAAGAATTCAACTAG
- a CDS encoding glycosyltransferase family 2 protein, translating into MFPGANFHVYTCARSTDVEILERDLRRSPAIARGDVKLTVLWNQPSASSAYARAIASAKEDILIFAHCDVFFPEYWFERLEWEIRRLTQQDSQWAVAGMSSVTAAGDVVGRTWDASLAPLFPQTGGIHGGQLKAPVPVVSVDELAIIVRRDSGVSFDPLLPEFHLYGADIVLEAERLGRSCYGLDLPLIHNAKAQLSLGRDYVRSYRYMVRKWRDRLPVQTTCGTISRNPLVLPMRRLRMRHKAIFRRSTYSTQRTSDPSAKSRELGMDRMLAASLSENGCLTPA; encoded by the coding sequence ATGTTCCCGGGCGCTAATTTTCACGTATATACCTGTGCTCGATCAACGGACGTCGAAATCCTCGAACGCGACCTTCGGCGCTCGCCGGCGATTGCCAGAGGAGACGTAAAGCTCACGGTCCTATGGAATCAGCCTAGCGCTTCCAGCGCCTATGCCCGGGCGATCGCAAGTGCGAAAGAGGATATCCTCATTTTTGCCCATTGCGACGTTTTCTTCCCCGAATACTGGTTCGAGCGGCTGGAGTGGGAAATCCGACGGCTCACGCAGCAAGACAGCCAGTGGGCCGTGGCTGGAATGAGCAGCGTCACTGCGGCGGGAGACGTGGTTGGTCGCACGTGGGATGCTTCTCTTGCTCCGCTGTTTCCTCAAACTGGAGGTATTCATGGGGGGCAGTTGAAGGCACCCGTACCAGTGGTCAGCGTGGATGAATTGGCGATCATTGTTCGCCGGGATTCGGGGGTGTCCTTCGATCCCTTGCTACCGGAGTTTCACCTCTACGGGGCAGATATCGTGCTCGAAGCCGAGAGGCTGGGCAGGTCCTGCTACGGTCTGGACCTGCCGTTGATTCACAACGCCAAGGCACAGCTGTCGTTGGGGCGCGACTACGTCCGATCCTATCGCTACATGGTGCGGAAATGGCGAGATCGCCTTCCTGTCCAGACCACGTGCGGGACCATCAGCCGCAATCCGCTCGTGTTGCCGATGCGTCGCCTGCGCATGCGCCATAAGGCGATCTTCCGACGGTCGACGTATTCGACGCAGCGAACGTCGGATCCCAGCGCAAAGTCTCGGGAGCTGGGGATGGACCGGATGTTGGCGGCTTCCTTGTCCGAGAATGGTTGCCTGACGCCGGCGTGA
- a CDS encoding glycosyltransferase family 2 protein: MASDRAKLAVLIVGYRNPDDIQRCLRSLAGSDWQDFEVFVCENGGKEAFERLAAALNGQERMLPCIRDEDDVADMPGGRFSSVIKFRFQNRAVIVRLGLATDNFGYGGGVNAWLERLLGTRGWEAVLVLNPDTEVHENCLTEFMAKADQGFGMIGGTLVFDDAPDKIINYGLQWSPVTGRVLAVGRNFAAGTSPAPEVLSRIDTISGACVLVTRAFIEDVGLMAEDYFLYMEDVDWGRRRGKHRIGFAERAIVRHVGGTAIGSAIDPRKQSFLSVYLSARNSILFARRWAKRRWLLHFGWGLLHAVRYVVIGAPSAAKVTLVGLMDGAQGKSGKPDASVRLPQPG, encoded by the coding sequence ATGGCCTCTGATCGCGCAAAGCTCGCAGTGCTCATCGTCGGGTACCGTAATCCCGATGACATTCAGCGCTGCTTGAGGTCGCTCGCAGGGTCCGATTGGCAGGATTTTGAAGTCTTTGTCTGCGAAAATGGAGGGAAAGAAGCCTTCGAAAGGTTGGCGGCTGCGCTCAACGGTCAGGAGCGGATGCTGCCATGTATCCGGGACGAAGATGATGTCGCGGATATGCCCGGCGGGCGGTTCAGCTCTGTCATTAAATTCCGATTCCAGAATCGGGCCGTTATCGTCCGACTTGGACTGGCGACAGATAATTTCGGTTATGGCGGAGGGGTAAACGCCTGGCTCGAGCGCCTGCTGGGTACGCGCGGCTGGGAAGCGGTGCTGGTTCTTAACCCCGATACCGAAGTGCACGAGAACTGCCTGACGGAATTCATGGCCAAGGCAGACCAGGGCTTCGGAATGATTGGTGGTACCCTCGTTTTCGATGATGCGCCCGACAAAATCATCAATTACGGGCTTCAATGGTCGCCCGTCACAGGCCGGGTTCTCGCAGTCGGCCGGAATTTTGCGGCCGGCACCTCTCCGGCACCTGAGGTGCTTTCACGGATCGATACGATCAGTGGCGCCTGCGTGCTGGTCACGCGAGCCTTTATCGAGGACGTCGGACTGATGGCAGAGGACTATTTTCTCTACATGGAGGACGTGGACTGGGGTCGTCGCCGCGGCAAGCACAGGATAGGCTTCGCGGAACGGGCGATCGTACGCCACGTCGGCGGCACCGCTATTGGTTCTGCGATTGATCCCAGAAAGCAATCATTCCTTTCGGTCTATCTGTCTGCGCGCAACAGCATCCTCTTCGCGCGCCGGTGGGCCAAACGCCGGTGGCTGCTTCACTTTGGCTGGGGTTTGCTGCACGCAGTCAGGTACGTCGTTATTGGCGCGCCGTCGGCCGCGAAGGTCACCCTTGTCGGCCTGATGGACGGCGCTCAGGGAAAATCCGGAAAACCCGACGCTTCTGTGCGACTGCCTCAGCCCGGCTAG
- a CDS encoding GNAT family N-acetyltransferase: MNEITARHQIKVVRTPSEIEPLREFWDSCNPPRDADIDFFLFILEVYPQVQRPHIVVLYDGGVPSALLVGRLETSQVPVKLGYFALPVPELRVLQIVHGGWLGEISEHNAKMLLGSIMNSLAAGEADAASFHSPNVNSPLVKYARDLPSRWCADHLINPQAHRLCELPEKAGSFLAGLPKKGRYNQRKRVETIACDFEDSRIERFGSPAELDQLMRDAETIAAKSYQRGLGVGFSETPIIRSRLGFEASKGWLRGYILYLDSQPVALWIGSLRNGVFLSEYVSFDPAYAKYGPGLHLILSILEELQASSSRPVRLVDFGIGDATYKDLLANLSRQESTVYIFAPRFKAVCINLLRTSVGKMNRLAKSLLGRSWLAGIKRKWRTGVSSQPSYRAPPS; encoded by the coding sequence ATGAACGAAATCACTGCGCGCCATCAAATCAAGGTTGTTAGAACACCCTCCGAGATCGAGCCACTCCGGGAGTTCTGGGACTCGTGCAATCCCCCTCGAGACGCAGATATCGATTTCTTCCTATTTATCCTGGAGGTGTATCCGCAAGTTCAGCGGCCGCATATCGTGGTTCTCTACGACGGAGGAGTTCCCAGCGCACTTCTCGTAGGTCGACTGGAGACGAGCCAGGTGCCGGTCAAGCTGGGGTATTTTGCGCTTCCGGTTCCCGAGTTGAGAGTGCTTCAGATCGTGCACGGCGGCTGGTTGGGAGAGATCTCCGAGCATAACGCAAAGATGCTGCTCGGGAGCATCATGAATTCGCTGGCAGCTGGGGAGGCCGATGCAGCGTCATTTCACTCTCCGAACGTCAATTCCCCCCTTGTCAAATATGCCCGCGATCTTCCTTCGCGGTGGTGCGCCGATCATTTGATCAACCCACAAGCCCATCGGTTGTGCGAACTTCCGGAGAAAGCGGGTTCGTTCCTGGCTGGTCTTCCGAAGAAGGGGCGATACAACCAGCGTAAACGCGTCGAAACTATAGCTTGTGATTTTGAGGACAGCAGGATCGAGCGATTTGGTTCACCCGCTGAACTGGATCAGTTGATGCGAGACGCGGAGACCATCGCGGCCAAATCCTATCAGCGGGGGCTGGGTGTAGGTTTCTCTGAAACGCCGATCATCCGATCGCGGCTCGGTTTCGAAGCAAGCAAGGGCTGGCTGCGAGGATACATTCTTTATCTCGACAGCCAACCGGTCGCTCTCTGGATCGGCTCGCTGCGCAACGGAGTCTTTCTCAGCGAGTATGTTTCCTTCGATCCGGCCTACGCGAAGTACGGCCCCGGCCTCCATCTGATTCTGAGCATATTGGAAGAACTACAGGCGTCGTCGAGCCGGCCGGTGCGGCTGGTCGACTTTGGCATCGGCGACGCAACTTACAAGGATCTGCTGGCCAACCTCTCGAGGCAGGAGTCGACGGTCTATATCTTTGCTCCGCGATTCAAGGCGGTCTGCATCAACCTCCTGCGCACCTCTGTCGGTAAGATGAATCGTCTGGCCAAGAGTTTGCTGGGGAGATCATGGCTCGCGGGAATCAAGCGAAAGTGGCGGACCGGGGTTAGCAGTCAACCGTCTTATCGGGCGCCGCCGTCATGA
- a CDS encoding 2OG-Fe(II) oxygenase, giving the protein MVATAVLPRSAESQCLDTKSFLPLDKMRRQADAWAEQYRDNQPFPHIGIDTFFDDEVIRKVAAEFPGEFESSWNRTFLDAGAYEEQKLGLDRFEDFPPYIQQFVSSLNSRLFLDFLERLTGIEGLISDPYLVGGGLHMIPRGGRLAIHADFNKHKKLRLDRRLNLLVYLNHDWKQEWGGALELWDKDVKAKQKAYFPIANRIVVFSTTDTAYHGHPDPLTSPKGKYRKSIALYYYTNGRPEDEMSEDHTTIFKMRPGEVRRRTSLEVIKPFIPPIVWQIPRMFRR; this is encoded by the coding sequence ATGGTTGCCACAGCTGTGCTCCCGCGGTCTGCGGAATCCCAATGTCTCGACACCAAGTCCTTTCTTCCGCTGGACAAAATGCGCCGCCAGGCCGATGCATGGGCCGAGCAATACCGGGACAACCAGCCGTTTCCTCACATCGGAATTGATACCTTCTTTGATGACGAGGTCATCAGAAAGGTCGCCGCGGAATTTCCCGGGGAGTTCGAGAGTTCGTGGAATCGGACCTTCCTCGATGCCGGCGCGTACGAGGAGCAGAAGCTCGGCCTCGACCGATTTGAGGATTTTCCTCCTTACATTCAGCAATTCGTCAGTTCGCTAAATTCGCGGCTCTTTCTTGATTTTCTCGAGCGCCTCACGGGCATCGAGGGCCTTATTTCCGATCCTTACCTCGTTGGTGGCGGGCTGCACATGATTCCGCGCGGAGGCCGGCTCGCCATTCACGCGGACTTCAACAAGCACAAGAAGCTGAGGCTGGACCGCCGGCTCAATCTGTTGGTCTATCTGAACCATGATTGGAAGCAGGAGTGGGGCGGAGCCCTCGAATTGTGGGATAAGGACGTCAAGGCAAAACAAAAGGCCTATTTTCCGATCGCGAACCGGATCGTTGTATTCTCAACGACCGATACTGCCTATCACGGGCATCCCGATCCCCTGACGAGTCCCAAAGGAAAGTATCGCAAGTCGATCGCGCTTTACTACTACACCAATGGTCGACCGGAAGACGAAATGTCCGAAGACCACACGACGATCTTCAAAATGCGGCCGGGCGAGGTCAGAAGGCGAACGTCCCTCGAGGTCATCAAGCCTTTCATCCCGCCCATCGTCTGGCAGATTCCGAGAATGTTCAGGCGCTGA
- a CDS encoding glycosyltransferase family 4 protein encodes MIVKPVNGPKTRRDVRPGVLAEEPGCIHQRQGRAVARAVAKSVSLNVLMPLPLNGMGVGYTCSSLAKGMAGENFDVTIVTPRAQLALPPVQLVEVLPDWARYVPYRFVRRWVGRTIERVFLSSIDEFQAKRSAAYLWPDASLETIKELKRRGVTVFREQFNCHTGTAKRILDHAYERLGVAPAHGITAAKVDREAQVLEAVDHVFCPSPLVEASLVENGVPRSKFLKASYGWEPARLVGKQPLLEPSAGVTVVFVGAICVRKGAHLLLDYWAKSGVKGRLVLAGEMEPTISEKCASLLARDDVIVFDYLKDVGALYRSADLFIFPSLEEGSPLVMYEACGAGLPVVTTEMGAGRFVRDGHEGFVLDPYDARRWVEAIRLLAGDLKIRRTMSEAAAARAERFVWAEVASQRRQQIEECLGHGL; translated from the coding sequence ATGATCGTGAAGCCCGTGAATGGCCCCAAAACAAGGCGAGATGTGCGTCCCGGAGTTCTTGCGGAAGAACCCGGATGTATTCATCAGAGGCAGGGTCGCGCTGTCGCGCGCGCAGTCGCAAAGAGCGTCTCATTAAATGTGCTGATGCCGCTGCCACTCAATGGAATGGGAGTTGGCTATACATGCAGTTCCCTCGCAAAGGGGATGGCGGGCGAGAACTTCGATGTGACGATCGTGACGCCGCGGGCGCAGTTGGCGTTGCCACCGGTCCAACTCGTCGAGGTGCTGCCGGATTGGGCGCGATACGTCCCATACCGGTTCGTGCGACGCTGGGTCGGCCGTACAATCGAACGCGTATTTCTCTCGAGCATTGACGAGTTTCAAGCCAAGAGGTCGGCAGCTTATCTTTGGCCGGATGCAAGCCTGGAGACGATCAAGGAACTGAAGCGGCGCGGGGTTACTGTGTTTCGTGAACAGTTCAATTGCCACACCGGGACAGCAAAAAGGATTCTGGATCACGCATATGAGCGGCTTGGAGTAGCGCCGGCGCATGGGATCACGGCTGCGAAGGTCGATCGTGAGGCACAAGTCCTGGAGGCGGTGGATCACGTGTTTTGTCCGAGCCCGCTGGTCGAGGCCTCGCTGGTGGAGAACGGCGTGCCTCGCTCCAAGTTCTTGAAGGCAAGTTACGGCTGGGAGCCGGCACGGCTTGTCGGAAAACAGCCTTTGCTCGAACCGAGCGCTGGCGTCACAGTGGTGTTTGTCGGCGCCATTTGTGTGCGGAAAGGGGCCCATTTGCTTCTGGATTATTGGGCAAAGAGCGGGGTGAAGGGAAGGCTTGTGCTTGCGGGGGAGATGGAGCCGACCATCAGTGAGAAGTGCGCCAGCCTTCTTGCGAGGGATGATGTGATCGTATTCGACTATCTCAAAGACGTTGGCGCGCTTTATCGATCGGCAGATCTATTCATATTTCCTTCGTTGGAGGAGGGAAGTCCTTTGGTCATGTACGAAGCGTGCGGCGCTGGACTTCCGGTCGTCACGACGGAGATGGGGGCAGGGCGGTTCGTGCGAGACGGTCATGAAGGGTTTGTGCTCGATCCCTACGATGCGCGGCGTTGGGTCGAGGCTATTCGTTTGCTGGCAGGGGACCTCAAGATTCGACGAACGATGTCGGAGGCTGCTGCCGCGCGCGCCGAGCGTTTTGTCTGGGCTGAGGTCGCCAGTCAGCGTCGTCAGCAGATCGAGGAATGCCTTGGCCATGGCCTCTGA
- a CDS encoding glycosyltransferase family 2 protein has translation MAKFDVLVPCYNYGRYLTDCVRSVLDQSIADVRILIIDDASSDSSVKIARGLAESDTRVSVVAHASNKGHIATYNEGIEWAESDYFLLLSADDLLVPGAFERAAGIMDSRPEVGLTYGECLVWRRDTPRPFVEPVQDLRWTKQDVVADMCRTGSDFVATATAITRTSVQKAVGGYRPSLPHSGDLEMWLRFGAHAEVARIEAVQGIYRKHDSAMSNPYLAEMITEYRQRKAAFDSFFETCHDRRQDMPLLQRQVAHSLADQAFDSGISYIRQGRIESGFALLRWAMSLDPGMRYLPPVWRLLRMPGPEGRQRLLSLMGQSKARQRKVLQASAAVPVLGADSDRQS, from the coding sequence ATGGCCAAGTTTGACGTCCTTGTCCCCTGCTACAATTACGGGCGGTACCTGACGGATTGCGTGCGAAGCGTGCTTGATCAATCCATTGCCGACGTTCGAATCCTCATCATCGATGACGCATCCTCAGATTCGTCTGTGAAAATCGCGCGTGGCCTCGCTGAAAGTGACACACGCGTAAGCGTTGTGGCCCACGCAAGCAACAAAGGACATATCGCAACATACAACGAGGGAATCGAATGGGCGGAAAGCGACTACTTCCTGCTGCTGTCCGCCGATGATCTGCTCGTGCCGGGCGCGTTCGAACGTGCGGCCGGAATCATGGATTCGCGACCGGAAGTGGGATTGACCTATGGCGAATGCCTGGTGTGGCGTCGGGACACGCCTCGGCCTTTCGTCGAGCCGGTGCAGGACTTGCGATGGACCAAGCAGGACGTGGTGGCGGACATGTGCCGGACCGGTTCCGACTTCGTGGCCACGGCGACAGCGATCACGCGAACAAGTGTCCAGAAGGCCGTAGGTGGCTATCGACCCTCGCTTCCTCACAGCGGCGACCTGGAGATGTGGCTCCGGTTTGGTGCGCATGCGGAAGTCGCCAGGATCGAGGCGGTGCAGGGGATCTATCGAAAGCATGATTCGGCTATGTCGAACCCCTATCTTGCGGAGATGATCACGGAGTACCGACAGAGGAAAGCAGCGTTCGACAGCTTCTTCGAGACCTGCCACGATCGACGCCAGGACATGCCGTTGTTGCAGCGGCAGGTGGCGCACTCGCTCGCCGACCAGGCCTTCGACAGCGGGATCAGTTATATCCGGCAGGGGCGTATCGAGAGTGGCTTTGCGCTTCTACGCTGGGCCATGAGCCTCGACCCAGGGATGCGTTACCTTCCGCCGGTCTGGCGGCTTCTGCGGATGCCTGGGCCGGAGGGGCGCCAAAGGCTCCTGTCCTTGATGGGGCAATCGAAGGCGCGACAGCGAAAGGTTTTGCAGGCTTCAGCCGCCGTCCCCGTTCTAGGCGCGGATAGCGATCGCCAGAGCTAG